In Risungbinella massiliensis, a single window of DNA contains:
- a CDS encoding glycosyltransferase family protein — MIIIYPPTIDWDWMKQRPQQLLSQLSKRGNIIYYCNKTQQNKRTEQVQPNLYIVHNHTNWLYNELPKLRKSGQTIGIWCSYPKLASTIPSYQADWVIYDCIDEFSDWMPYEKEMATLSDGIVCSSERLYRRIKNMFPTKKLALIRNAYDPEMKLHERKKLPLPVDWEEEEQTKWVGYIGAWAPWVDETLIKKISTMDTKIKVAVIGPEFGRKFQHSHLPNVRYLEFKPHLLLPHYLKRFSICMIPFRITSVTLATNPVKAYEYLASGIPTISTDLPESRLMQPHIDIATTHEQFLAHIKKRLINPGDAPSRIQYALENTWEHRSMEVEQFITHL, encoded by the coding sequence ATGATTATAATTTATCCTCCAACGATTGATTGGGATTGGATGAAACAAAGACCCCAGCAATTATTATCTCAACTATCTAAAAGGGGAAATATTATATATTATTGCAACAAAACACAACAAAATAAACGAACAGAGCAAGTCCAGCCAAATTTATATATTGTACATAATCATACTAATTGGTTATACAATGAGTTACCTAAATTACGAAAGTCAGGTCAAACTATTGGAATTTGGTGTTCCTACCCAAAACTTGCATCCACTATTCCATCCTATCAGGCTGATTGGGTTATATATGATTGTATTGATGAATTCTCTGATTGGATGCCCTATGAAAAGGAAATGGCTACACTCTCTGATGGGATTGTATGCAGTTCGGAACGCTTGTATAGACGTATAAAAAACATGTTTCCAACGAAAAAATTAGCTTTAATCCGCAATGCCTATGATCCTGAAATGAAACTGCATGAAAGAAAGAAACTTCCCCTACCTGTTGATTGGGAGGAAGAAGAGCAGACAAAATGGGTGGGATATATTGGAGCATGGGCGCCATGGGTCGATGAGACACTAATCAAAAAAATCTCTACTATGGACACGAAAATAAAAGTAGCAGTAATCGGACCAGAATTTGGTAGAAAGTTTCAACATTCACACTTGCCCAATGTTCGGTATCTAGAATTCAAACCACATCTCCTTCTTCCTCACTATCTAAAAAGATTTTCTATATGTATGATTCCCTTTCGAATTACTTCTGTTACCCTAGCAACCAACCCGGTCAAAGCCTATGAATACCTTGCTTCTGGAATTCCTACGATCTCTACTGATTTGCCAGAGAGTCGCCTCATGCAACCACATATAGATATAGCTACTACCCATGAGCAATTTTTAGCGCATATAAAAAAGCGACTGATTAATCCAGGCGATGCTCCATCACGTATCCAATATGCATTAGAAAATACATGGGAACATCGAAGTATGGAAGTAGAACAATTTATTACCCATCTATAA
- the hemL gene encoding glutamate-1-semialdehyde 2,1-aminomutase, translating to MTRSYKLSKEYFAEAVQYIPGGVNSPVRAFRSVEMNPIYLEHGEGSRVYDVDGNEYIDYIGSWGPLILGHAHPKVISAIQETAAKGTSFGAPTELETEMAKLVIERVPSVEIVRMVNSGTEATMSALRLARAYTKRNKIVKFEGSYHGHSDSLLIKAGSGVATLGLPDSPGVLENTAQHTLTVPYNDLDSFRMACENFGEDIAAVIVEPVAGNMGVVPPEPGYLEGLREITEQYGIVLIFDEVMTGFRVGYHSAQGLYGVTPDLTTMGKVIGGGLPVGAYGGKKEIMQMIAPSGPVYQAGTLSGNPLAMVAGITTLREMTPERYEELDQKGAYLEKGLRANAEEVGLPYHLNRVGSMVCMFFTEERVINYDQAKKADTKLFAKYFRLLTENGVMIAPSQYEGMFISTAHSKEDLAKTLEIHRTVLKKLTS from the coding sequence ATGACTCGCAGTTACAAGTTATCCAAAGAATATTTTGCAGAAGCAGTACAATACATACCAGGTGGGGTAAACTCTCCTGTTCGAGCGTTTCGTTCGGTGGAGATGAATCCGATCTATTTGGAGCATGGAGAAGGTTCTCGTGTCTATGATGTAGATGGGAACGAATACATAGATTATATCGGCTCATGGGGGCCTCTTATTTTAGGGCATGCTCATCCAAAGGTAATTAGTGCTATTCAAGAGACAGCAGCCAAAGGGACTAGTTTTGGTGCGCCTACCGAGTTAGAAACAGAGATGGCAAAGCTAGTAATCGAGCGTGTCCCTTCCGTTGAGATTGTCCGAATGGTGAATTCTGGAACAGAAGCAACAATGAGTGCATTGCGTCTTGCCCGTGCCTATACCAAACGGAATAAAATTGTAAAGTTTGAAGGTAGTTACCATGGTCACTCAGACAGTCTCCTGATCAAAGCTGGATCTGGAGTGGCAACACTAGGGCTTCCAGACAGTCCAGGTGTATTGGAAAATACAGCTCAGCACACACTTACGGTACCGTACAACGATTTAGATAGCTTCCGCATGGCCTGTGAGAATTTTGGCGAAGATATTGCGGCTGTAATCGTAGAGCCAGTCGCAGGTAATATGGGAGTGGTCCCTCCAGAACCAGGATATCTCGAAGGGTTGCGTGAGATAACAGAGCAGTATGGTATTGTGCTCATTTTTGATGAGGTGATGACCGGATTTCGGGTAGGCTACCACTCTGCGCAAGGTCTTTACGGGGTAACTCCAGACCTGACTACGATGGGAAAGGTGATTGGAGGAGGTCTCCCTGTCGGTGCCTATGGTGGTAAAAAAGAGATCATGCAGATGATCGCTCCATCGGGACCTGTTTACCAAGCGGGTACTCTTTCAGGAAATCCACTTGCCATGGTTGCGGGGATCACCACCTTGCGAGAAATGACTCCAGAACGTTATGAAGAACTAGACCAAAAAGGGGCATATCTAGAAAAAGGCTTGCGTGCCAATGCAGAAGAAGTAGGGCTTCCATACCATCTCAATCGGGTTGGCTCGATGGTTTGTATGTTCTTCACAGAAGAACGAGTGATCAATTACGATCAAGCAAAAAAAGCAGATACCAAGTTGTTTGCTAAGTACTTCCGCTTGTTAACAGAGAACGGTGTGATGATCGCACCGTCACAATACGAGGGAATGTTTATTTCGACAGCTCATAGTAAAGAGGATTTGGCAAAAACGCTAGAGATTCATCGTACGGTATTGAAAAAATTAACCTCATAA
- a CDS encoding ABC transporter permease subunit — MIGLIQNENMKIYRRISTWIMIIFLLIPIVYFAIDNKQASEYRDDWKQILADQNQKWEQAETSLPSHMKGMHQESIAKNQYRIDHDLKPSASNRFLSGTDQVYFLISIFTVIISAGIVASEFSWGTIKLLAIRPYQRWKILLAKYIVTISFSLLCLLVVTLGAVLIGGLLLGFDGILQNVLIYKDGVVHEQNVWMNLLQKFGFAFVQLLMIVTLCFAISTIFRNQAMAVGIGLAMYFIGGTISYILATKFSWAKYLLMNNIDLEPYFNGVQTLPGLTLEISIAVLAVHYVFFIALTWFVFTKRDITA, encoded by the coding sequence ATGATAGGACTTATTCAAAATGAAAATATGAAAATCTATCGGCGTATTAGCACTTGGATCATGATTATTTTTCTGCTGATTCCTATTGTCTATTTTGCAATCGACAATAAACAAGCTAGTGAATACCGAGATGATTGGAAGCAAATCTTGGCTGATCAAAATCAAAAATGGGAACAAGCAGAAACGAGTCTCCCTTCCCATATGAAAGGCATGCATCAAGAAAGTATCGCAAAAAACCAATATCGAATTGATCATGACCTAAAACCATCTGCTTCCAATCGCTTTCTATCGGGAACAGATCAAGTTTATTTTCTCATCTCGATCTTTACGGTTATTATTTCCGCAGGTATTGTCGCCAGTGAATTTAGTTGGGGAACGATTAAGCTCCTAGCAATACGACCATATCAGCGTTGGAAGATCTTGCTGGCTAAATATATCGTCACGATCTCCTTTTCCTTACTTTGTCTTTTAGTTGTCACACTAGGTGCGGTGCTGATTGGCGGCTTGCTATTGGGCTTTGATGGAATCTTGCAAAACGTTCTTATTTACAAGGATGGCGTCGTTCACGAACAAAACGTATGGATGAACCTACTTCAAAAGTTTGGCTTTGCCTTTGTCCAACTGCTTATGATCGTCACTCTTTGCTTTGCCATCTCTACTATTTTCCGCAATCAAGCTATGGCAGTTGGTATCGGTCTTGCGATGTATTTTATAGGTGGCACCATCTCTTATATCCTCGCTACCAAATTTAGTTGGGCAAAGTATCTTCTTATGAACAATATTGATCTGGAACCATATTTTAACGGAGTTCAAACGTTACCAGGACTCACACTAGAGATTTCCATCGCAGTATTAGCAGTTCACTATGTATTTTTCATCGCCCTAACTTGGTTCGTCTTTACTAAACGAGATATCACAGCTTAG
- a CDS encoding ABC transporter ATP-binding protein, which yields MTKPILITKGLTKRIGSKTLVKDLNLEIYPGEVYGFLGPNGAGKTTTIRMIMGLMSISEGEAWIAGKNIAQNFEQAIQSVGGIVENPEMYKFLSGYRNLLHYARISRSFRNKEEQEERIAEVTKLVGLEGRIHEKVKRYSLGMRQRLGIAQALLHRPKLLILDEPTNGLDPSGIRELRDHLKRLAHEQNLAVLVSSHLLSEMELMCDRIAIIQNGQLVDVKEIQEFVQEGENRVLFRVKEIESVMSILQNEAPDLPIKVTKNGVLLDLEEKQIPVVNEALVRAGIAVYGIQPETKSLEDQFLEITEGKKVVNY from the coding sequence ATGACAAAACCAATCTTGATAACCAAAGGTCTCACCAAACGTATCGGCTCCAAAACACTAGTAAAAGATCTAAATCTTGAAATATATCCAGGAGAAGTATATGGATTTTTGGGCCCAAATGGCGCTGGGAAAACGACCACCATTCGGATGATCATGGGTCTAATGTCGATCAGTGAAGGAGAAGCGTGGATCGCTGGAAAAAACATTGCTCAAAACTTTGAGCAGGCGATTCAATCAGTAGGAGGCATTGTAGAAAATCCAGAAATGTATAAATTCCTTTCTGGTTACCGAAATCTTCTTCACTATGCGAGAATCTCCCGTTCATTCCGTAACAAAGAAGAACAAGAAGAACGAATTGCCGAAGTAACCAAGCTCGTCGGTCTGGAAGGGCGAATCCATGAAAAAGTCAAACGTTATTCGCTCGGTATGAGACAGCGCTTAGGTATCGCCCAAGCACTGCTCCATCGCCCAAAACTACTCATCTTAGATGAACCGACAAACGGACTCGATCCAAGCGGAATCCGAGAACTACGTGATCATCTCAAACGATTAGCTCATGAGCAAAACTTAGCAGTCTTGGTATCTAGTCACCTCCTTAGTGAAATGGAATTAATGTGTGATCGAATCGCGATCATCCAGAATGGACAACTAGTTGACGTAAAAGAGATTCAAGAATTCGTGCAAGAAGGAGAGAATCGTGTCCTGTTCCGAGTAAAAGAGATAGAATCTGTAATGAGCATCCTGCAAAATGAAGCACCTGATCTACCAATAAAAGTCACAAAAAACGGAGTTTTACTAGACTTAGAAGAAAAGCAGATCCCAGTTGTAAACGAAGCGCTCGTTCGAGCTGGCATCGCAGTCTATGGAATTCAACCAGAGACAAAGAGTTTGGAAGACCAGTTCTTAGAGATCACCGAAGGAAAGAAAGTAGTAAATTATTAA
- a CDS encoding MFS transporter, protein MEKKKSNVRWWLAFVFFLIGLVAYMDRSNIAVIAQPIMEDLNMDKVQFGWLASFFSLGYALAQIPSGMLAEKLGARKIVTYALVFWSLFTALTATVKSHGLLYAIRGLFGVGEGPMYPGNAVFNTYWFTKGEKGRAASALLAGSYFGPVIAPVITIAIYNWIGWEGVFYVFAVIGFLLAIVWYLIGRDKPEDHPWVNKEELDYIVKNRSVQQEKKEAAPWRKLLKNGRFWALGLQYFVVLYIVTFFLVWLPTYLQEVNNFSMEKMGFAASLPWLAIFFTVMTGGAISDRLVKQGKSKFVARGVLAIVGLIMFSVAMYFAAYSTDPWMNVLWLTIALGSLGFPVVISWATSNDLGEEYAGSVSGWMNLWGNIAAFLSPIICGWLAQNIGWEETLLVSIVPILLAVGMWFMVKPDKSLVNEIK, encoded by the coding sequence TTGGAGAAAAAGAAATCAAATGTTCGATGGTGGTTGGCGTTTGTTTTCTTCCTAATCGGATTGGTAGCTTACATGGATCGTTCCAACATTGCCGTGATTGCTCAACCTATTATGGAAGATCTCAATATGGACAAAGTGCAGTTTGGTTGGCTTGCCTCGTTCTTTTCTTTAGGTTATGCGTTAGCCCAGATTCCTTCAGGTATGCTGGCTGAAAAACTAGGGGCACGTAAAATTGTTACATATGCCCTCGTGTTCTGGTCTCTGTTTACCGCTTTGACAGCTACTGTAAAATCTCATGGTTTACTTTATGCCATACGTGGGTTGTTTGGAGTAGGGGAAGGTCCTATGTATCCCGGGAATGCAGTATTTAACACCTATTGGTTCACCAAAGGGGAGAAGGGACGCGCTGCTAGTGCACTCTTAGCAGGATCTTACTTTGGTCCTGTTATCGCACCGGTCATTACGATCGCTATCTATAACTGGATCGGTTGGGAAGGCGTTTTCTATGTATTTGCCGTGATCGGATTTCTCCTTGCTATTGTCTGGTACTTAATCGGTAGAGATAAACCCGAAGACCATCCTTGGGTGAACAAAGAAGAATTGGATTACATTGTAAAAAATCGCTCTGTCCAACAAGAGAAAAAAGAAGCTGCACCTTGGCGAAAACTATTGAAAAATGGTCGTTTCTGGGCGTTGGGCCTTCAATATTTTGTTGTCTTATATATCGTTACCTTTTTCTTAGTTTGGCTACCTACCTATCTTCAAGAAGTAAATAACTTTTCAATGGAGAAGATGGGATTTGCAGCTAGCCTTCCATGGCTTGCGATCTTCTTTACGGTCATGACAGGTGGAGCGATCTCGGATCGACTTGTGAAACAAGGAAAAAGTAAGTTTGTAGCTAGAGGAGTCTTAGCTATTGTAGGGCTGATCATGTTTTCGGTAGCGATGTATTTCGCTGCTTATAGTACGGATCCATGGATGAACGTACTATGGCTTACGATTGCCTTGGGATCACTCGGTTTCCCTGTCGTGATTTCATGGGCGACTTCCAATGATTTAGGGGAAGAGTACGCAGGCTCCGTTTCTGGATGGATGAATCTTTGGGGGAACATTGCTGCTTTCCTATCCCCGATCATCTGTGGATGGTTAGCACAAAATATCGGTTGGGAAGAAACACTTCTTGTCTCCATTGTTCCGATCTTGCTAGCAGTGGGAATGTGGTTTATGGTGAAACCTGATAAGTCTCTTGTGAACGAGATTAAATAG
- a CDS encoding carbon-nitrogen family hydrolase, with the protein MRIAICQLNVLQGKSEQNVQEAEKAIAIAVSKGAEVVVLPEMWKSGYDFSNLEKHVEPMEGETWKWLSKQAKQHQIWLIGGSYTLQEDEKVYNASFSFDPKGNCINDYRKLHLIGLMNEDKYLTGGETYQTFPLGDHLASVIICYDVRFPELIRTYAIEGAKILFVPAQWPIQREEHWLSLLKARAIENQMYVVGTNVSGRNDQDVFNGKSMVFDPWGNVVAEGGTEPEILLADIDLTKVDEVRNAIPVFRDRVSHLYRI; encoded by the coding sequence TTGCGAATCGCCATTTGTCAGCTGAATGTATTGCAAGGGAAGTCAGAACAAAACGTCCAAGAAGCAGAAAAAGCGATTGCTATCGCAGTGTCCAAAGGGGCCGAAGTAGTTGTATTACCGGAGATGTGGAAGAGTGGGTATGATTTTTCCAATCTAGAGAAACATGTGGAACCAATGGAAGGAGAGACATGGAAGTGGCTCTCGAAACAGGCAAAACAACATCAAATTTGGTTAATTGGTGGCTCATATACCCTTCAAGAGGATGAAAAAGTATACAATGCTTCCTTTTCCTTTGATCCCAAAGGAAATTGTATCAATGATTATCGGAAACTTCATCTAATTGGGTTGATGAACGAAGATAAGTATTTAACAGGGGGGGAAACATATCAAACTTTCCCACTGGGAGATCATTTAGCTTCTGTCATTATCTGTTATGATGTTCGTTTCCCTGAATTAATTCGAACCTATGCCATCGAAGGGGCAAAGATCTTATTTGTTCCAGCACAGTGGCCGATTCAAAGGGAGGAGCATTGGCTGTCCCTCTTAAAAGCTAGAGCAATTGAAAATCAGATGTATGTAGTAGGAACCAATGTTTCTGGACGTAACGATCAAGATGTTTTCAATGGAAAGAGTATGGTGTTCGATCCTTGGGGGAACGTGGTCGCCGAAGGAGGAACGGAGCCAGAAATCTTGTTGGCTGATATTGATCTAACAAAAGTAGATGAAGTTCGCAACGCGATCCCAGTGTTCCGCGATCGTGTCTCACATTTGTATCGAATATAG
- a CDS encoding DUF2848 family protein: MNLSFLLEDESVIIDVKGAICIGYAGRNQELVKAHIEELAKEGIAPPPEVPMVYPVSDLLVTQEEEVQVLGNKTSGEVEFVLIHHQDEWYVTLGSDHTDRELEAYSIPYAKQATPKPIAKQLWRVADCTEHWDQLVLTCEIQAQGGQWEIYQSGTVASILSLDEIFGFLEKKEALHPNGSTVVFSGTVPVKDGHFRFAPNYRLTLHDPVLDREIKLNYQVEDISK, from the coding sequence ATGAATCTCTCTTTTTTACTAGAGGATGAAAGCGTTATCATTGATGTAAAAGGTGCCATTTGCATTGGTTATGCAGGTCGTAATCAAGAATTGGTGAAAGCACATATTGAAGAACTTGCGAAAGAAGGAATCGCTCCTCCACCAGAAGTGCCGATGGTATATCCAGTAAGTGATTTATTGGTTACACAGGAGGAGGAGGTACAAGTACTAGGAAACAAGACCTCAGGAGAAGTGGAGTTTGTGTTAATCCATCACCAAGACGAGTGGTATGTCACCTTAGGATCGGATCATACAGACCGAGAATTAGAAGCATACAGCATTCCTTATGCAAAACAAGCTACGCCTAAGCCAATTGCCAAACAACTTTGGAGAGTGGCAGATTGTACTGAACACTGGGATCAGCTCGTCTTAACTTGCGAAATCCAAGCGCAAGGTGGTCAGTGGGAAATATACCAATCTGGTACCGTTGCATCGATTTTATCTTTAGATGAAATTTTTGGCTTTCTAGAGAAGAAAGAAGCCCTTCATCCAAATGGGTCTACAGTAGTCTTTTCTGGAACAGTACCTGTTAAAGATGGTCATTTCCGCTTTGCTCCTAACTATCGTCTTACACTTCATGATCCTGTGCTAGATAGAGAGATTAAGTTGAATTATCAAGTAGAGGATATTTCGAAATAA
- a CDS encoding GntR family transcriptional regulator encodes MQSHSFLTHNPLRKQAYEILKEAIILNHLREKEAIQEKMAKERYGISRTPFREAIQALEADGWVQTIPYKGTFVSPLTVQDIEEIFELRILVEVHLLKQNQDSITTEQIQKLEYLHGQMQTAHRFQNEQEFIKFDRDFHTLLAELGNNRRIRALYDQLSDNMRRIGMKVLAKERRAEEVLEEHQLIIDCLRKGTGETALYEHLLRTKETFIQLFERKG; translated from the coding sequence GTGCAAAGTCATTCTTTTTTGACGCATAATCCATTAAGGAAGCAAGCTTATGAGATCTTGAAAGAAGCAATTATTTTAAATCACCTGAGGGAGAAGGAAGCGATCCAGGAAAAAATGGCGAAAGAACGTTATGGGATCAGCCGTACTCCTTTTCGTGAAGCGATTCAAGCTTTGGAAGCAGATGGTTGGGTACAGACCATTCCATACAAAGGAACCTTTGTAAGTCCGCTGACTGTACAAGATATTGAAGAGATTTTTGAATTGAGGATTCTTGTAGAAGTTCATTTGTTAAAACAAAATCAAGATTCAATTACAACGGAGCAGATTCAAAAGCTGGAATATCTTCATGGGCAGATGCAGACCGCACATCGATTTCAAAATGAACAGGAGTTTATCAAATTCGACCGCGATTTCCATACTCTTTTAGCAGAGTTAGGGAATAACCGACGGATTCGTGCTCTTTATGATCAACTTTCCGATAACATGCGTCGGATTGGAATGAAGGTGCTTGCCAAAGAAAGACGGGCAGAAGAAGTGTTAGAAGAACACCAATTAATCATCGATTGTTTACGAAAAGGTACTGGGGAAACTGCTTTATATGAACATTTGTTGCGAACCAAAGAGACGTTTATTCAATTATTTGAGAGAAAGGGATGA
- a CDS encoding MBL fold metallo-hydrolase, with amino-acid sequence MTYYVCGTCGIQYSPTETEPERCMICDEERQYVNHNGQSWTTLMEMLESGFYQNEILPEEKGLYSIVTKPEFAIGQTAYLVQTEGFGLLWDCISYLDETTIEKINELGGIDAIALSHPHYYATQVEWAEAFDVPIYIHEDDQRWVTRPSEHIRFWSGDQLELAQGVTIHRLGGHFAGGSVLHWANGDEGKGVMLTGDIITVVADRQWVSFMYSYPNLIPLPASKVRGIAEQVKPLAFNRLYNAFHRVVKQNAAQSVQRSAERYIAALEGRLFTT; translated from the coding sequence ATGACTTACTATGTATGCGGCACATGTGGAATACAATACTCTCCGACAGAGACCGAACCAGAACGCTGTATGATCTGTGACGAAGAGCGCCAATATGTGAACCACAATGGTCAATCTTGGACTACTCTAATGGAGATGCTGGAGTCTGGGTTTTACCAAAATGAAATTCTCCCAGAAGAAAAAGGGCTGTATAGCATTGTGACAAAACCAGAGTTTGCAATCGGTCAAACTGCCTACCTCGTTCAGACAGAGGGATTTGGGCTGTTGTGGGACTGTATCTCATATCTTGATGAAACCACTATAGAGAAAATAAATGAACTTGGCGGGATCGATGCAATCGCTCTTTCCCATCCACACTATTATGCTACTCAGGTAGAATGGGCAGAAGCGTTTGATGTACCAATCTATATACATGAGGATGATCAGCGGTGGGTGACACGCCCTAGTGAGCATATTCGTTTCTGGTCTGGTGATCAGTTAGAGCTAGCACAAGGAGTTACCATTCATCGATTAGGAGGGCATTTTGCTGGCGGTAGTGTCCTGCACTGGGCAAATGGTGATGAAGGAAAAGGTGTTATGCTAACAGGAGATATAATTACAGTAGTAGCAGATCGACAATGGGTTAGTTTTATGTATAGCTATCCCAATCTGATTCCTTTGCCAGCTAGTAAGGTGCGAGGGATAGCAGAACAGGTTAAGCCACTTGCCTTTAATCGTTTGTACAATGCCTTTCATCGGGTCGTCAAACAGAATGCTGCTCAATCTGTACAGAGATCAGCAGAACGATATATAGCTGCACTTGAAGGAAGATTATTCACAACATAA
- a CDS encoding NAD-dependent epimerase/dehydratase family protein, with protein MKLLVLGGTQFVGRYMVEAALSKGWEVTLFHRGKTNQSLFPNVERILGDRENEQDLAKLKDHKWDAVLDVCGFTPDVVRKSLAVLSHVPHYTYISTVSVYQNGFYENQVTEDSPLATLEEERVLEIRKQDNWKEYYGELKALCEKATLEYFPANHLIIRPGLVVGPYDHSDRFTYWVERIAEGGEVLVPKELDSVQFIDVRDLANYTIQMIEQRQIGIFNGIGPAEKMSMRQFVEETKVALQSNATFTYVEDSFLLEYNVGMWVEFPLWIPGGRQRFLPDKAMKSGLTLHPLSETVQDINEWCQTRQEQERKAGLDRRKEQGILKEWNRSENQ; from the coding sequence ATGAAGCTCTTGGTGTTAGGTGGTACGCAGTTTGTAGGTCGTTATATGGTCGAGGCGGCACTTTCCAAAGGTTGGGAAGTAACACTTTTTCATCGAGGCAAGACGAATCAGTCCCTCTTTCCAAACGTGGAGAGAATACTAGGAGATCGTGAGAATGAGCAGGATTTAGCAAAGTTAAAGGATCACAAATGGGATGCAGTCTTGGATGTATGTGGATTCACTCCAGACGTGGTACGGAAATCACTAGCTGTTCTGTCTCATGTTCCACACTATACTTATATATCCACCGTTTCGGTTTATCAAAATGGCTTTTATGAGAATCAAGTAACGGAAGATAGCCCGCTTGCTACGTTAGAAGAAGAGCGAGTTCTCGAGATTCGAAAGCAAGATAATTGGAAGGAGTATTATGGGGAGCTAAAAGCCTTATGTGAGAAAGCAACCTTAGAGTATTTTCCAGCCAATCATCTCATTATTCGTCCTGGTTTGGTAGTAGGTCCCTATGATCATTCCGACCGCTTTACCTACTGGGTAGAGAGAATTGCCGAGGGTGGGGAAGTCTTAGTACCAAAAGAGCTAGATAGTGTGCAGTTTATTGATGTCCGAGATCTAGCTAACTACACGATTCAAATGATAGAACAACGACAAATAGGGATTTTCAATGGAATCGGACCTGCGGAAAAGATGTCGATGAGACAATTTGTAGAGGAAACCAAAGTTGCCTTACAATCGAATGCTACCTTCACTTATGTGGAAGATTCCTTTCTCCTAGAATACAATGTTGGGATGTGGGTGGAATTTCCTCTTTGGATTCCAGGTGGTCGGCAAAGGTTTCTACCAGATAAAGCAATGAAGTCTGGACTTACACTGCACCCACTGAGTGAGACAGTGCAAGACATAAATGAGTGGTGCCAGACCAGGCAAGAGCAGGAGCGAAAAGCGGGACTGGACCGTAGGAAGGAACAAGGGATTTTAAAGGAATGGAACAGGAGTGAAAATCAGTAA
- the hemB gene encoding porphobilinogen synthase produces the protein MRNDFTRHRRLRQNETIRRMVRENHVHTSDLIYPLFVVEGDNVHHEIPSMPGVYHFSLDLLEKEVDEVVSLGIPSIMVFGVPNEKDEVGTQASHEEGIVQRAIRQIKKQAPKLNVMADTCLCQYTSHGHCGIVEHGEVLNDPSLDRLVATAISQARAGADVIAPSNMMDGFVAAIRQGLDESGFAHVPILSYAIKYSSSFYGPFRDAAHSTPGFGDRQSYQMDPANSREGMREATSDVLEGADMLMVKPGISYLDIVSKVREAFDLPIVAYNVSGEYSMVKAAAQNGWVDERKIVLEMMTSFKRAGADLVLTYHAKDIAKWLQEERY, from the coding sequence ATGAGAAACGACTTTACACGTCATCGTCGACTACGCCAAAATGAAACGATCCGCCGCATGGTACGAGAAAATCACGTACATACATCTGATTTGATCTATCCACTTTTCGTGGTAGAAGGGGATAACGTTCATCATGAGATTCCTTCTATGCCAGGGGTCTATCATTTTTCGTTAGATCTATTAGAAAAAGAAGTAGATGAAGTAGTTTCACTTGGTATCCCATCTATTATGGTCTTTGGTGTACCAAATGAAAAAGATGAGGTCGGGACACAAGCATCACATGAGGAAGGAATTGTACAACGAGCAATTCGTCAAATCAAAAAACAAGCTCCTAAGCTTAATGTGATGGCAGATACCTGTCTTTGTCAATACACCTCACACGGACATTGCGGTATTGTCGAACATGGAGAAGTGCTAAATGACCCATCTTTAGATCGATTGGTAGCAACAGCAATCTCTCAAGCACGAGCTGGTGCAGACGTGATCGCCCCATCCAATATGATGGATGGATTTGTTGCAGCAATTCGTCAAGGACTAGACGAGTCTGGTTTTGCTCACGTTCCGATCCTCTCTTATGCGATCAAATATTCCTCTAGCTTCTATGGTCCATTCCGTGATGCAGCTCATTCTACACCAGGGTTTGGAGATCGCCAAAGCTACCAAATGGACCCTGCCAATTCTCGGGAAGGGATGCGAGAGGCGACATCGGATGTACTAGAAGGTGCCGATATGTTGATGGTCAAACCTGGTATCTCTTACCTAGATATAGTCTCTAAGGTTCGTGAGGCATTTGATCTACCAATCGTAGCCTACAACGTAAGTGGCGAGTATTCGATGGTCAAAGCAGCTGCACAAAATGGCTGGGTAGATGAGAGGAAGATTGTATTAGAGATGATGACCAGCTTCAAGCGTGCTGGTGCTGATCTAGTCTTGACTTATCATGCCAAAGATATTGCAAAGTGGTTACAAGAAGAGCGCTACTAA